Proteins encoded together in one Micromonospora kangleipakensis window:
- a CDS encoding gas vesicle protein GvpG — MDILWGLLTLPYAPVRGLTAVVKVIAREGESQQHNPVNIRRELEDLDQAAAAGDITPEERDRGQQQVLDRLTTPAGGAGHTRPEAAGRRQPPAGRETGRRRTAGRRADQRGRGE; from the coding sequence ATGGACATCCTCTGGGGGCTGCTGACCCTGCCGTACGCCCCGGTGCGGGGGCTGACCGCGGTGGTCAAGGTGATCGCCCGGGAGGGGGAGTCGCAGCAGCACAACCCGGTGAACATCCGGCGCGAGCTGGAGGACCTGGACCAGGCGGCGGCGGCCGGCGACATCACGCCGGAGGAGCGGGACCGGGGACAGCAGCAGGTCCTGGACCGGCTGACCACGCCGGCCGGCGGCGCGGGGCATACCCGTCCCGAGGCCGCCGGCCGACGGCAGCCGCCGGCCGGCCGGGAGACCGGACGGCGACGGACCGCCGGTCGACGGGCTGACCAGCGCGGGCGAGGGGAGTGA
- a CDS encoding SRPBCC family protein, which yields MAANPNLADRARDQLGGELRNLASAIGERAVQVVTERLTGATGRLSEYAKAGGGPGLIAAATGAQKLAEGHSPMKAMFHAGLAGGKEKLMSTFGGGGGKGGKGKKKLKVTNIVEAIEVGVPVRVAYNQWTTFGDFPSFMKKVEQADNESDEKMTWKAQVFWSHRSWESTIVRQIPDQLVHWRSKGEKGSVDGTVSFHEVGPNLTRILVVLEYHPQGLFEHTGNLWRAQGRRVRLELKHFVRHVMTQTVLDPDSVEGWRGEIKDSQVVKDHETALREEQEQREQEEAGRAEEPEEEREERRPAERRRRPPQRRRPPEEEEEYEAYEEGEDYDEGYEGEEPEEEQPPPRRRQPERARRQPPREAREPREEPQRPRPAARRAPEPPRRPVVRRRREERGE from the coding sequence ATGGCGGCCAATCCCAACCTCGCGGACCGGGCGCGCGACCAGCTCGGCGGGGAACTGCGCAACCTCGCGAGCGCGATCGGCGAGCGGGCGGTCCAGGTGGTGACCGAGCGGCTCACCGGCGCCACCGGCCGGCTCAGCGAGTACGCGAAGGCCGGCGGCGGGCCCGGCCTGATCGCCGCCGCCACCGGCGCGCAGAAGCTCGCCGAGGGGCACTCCCCGATGAAGGCCATGTTCCATGCCGGCCTGGCCGGCGGTAAGGAGAAGTTGATGTCGACGTTCGGTGGTGGCGGCGGCAAGGGTGGCAAGGGCAAGAAGAAGCTCAAGGTCACCAACATCGTCGAGGCCATCGAGGTCGGCGTGCCGGTCCGGGTCGCGTACAACCAGTGGACGACGTTCGGCGACTTCCCGAGCTTCATGAAGAAGGTCGAGCAGGCCGACAACGAGTCCGACGAGAAGATGACCTGGAAGGCACAGGTCTTCTGGTCGCACCGGAGCTGGGAGTCGACCATCGTCCGGCAGATCCCGGACCAGCTGGTCCACTGGCGCTCGAAGGGCGAGAAGGGCTCGGTCGACGGCACGGTCAGCTTCCACGAGGTCGGCCCGAACCTCACCCGGATCCTGGTCGTGCTGGAGTACCACCCGCAGGGGCTGTTCGAGCACACCGGCAACCTGTGGCGGGCCCAGGGCCGACGGGTGCGGCTGGAGCTGAAGCACTTCGTCCGGCACGTGATGACCCAGACCGTCCTGGACCCGGACTCGGTCGAGGGCTGGCGCGGTGAGATCAAGGACTCCCAGGTGGTCAAGGACCACGAGACCGCGCTGCGCGAGGAGCAGGAGCAGCGCGAGCAGGAGGAGGCGGGCCGGGCGGAGGAGCCCGAGGAGGAGCGCGAGGAGCGCCGGCCGGCCGAGCGCCGCCGCCGCCCGCCGCAGCGGCGTCGTCCCCCCGAGGAGGAAGAGGAGTACGAGGCCTACGAAGAGGGCGAGGACTACGACGAGGGGTACGAGGGGGAGGAGCCCGAGGAGGAGCAGCCGCCGCCGCGTCGCCGGCAGCCCGAGCGGGCCCGCCGCCAGCCGCCGCGGGAGGCGCGGGAGCCGCGCGAGGAGCCGCAGCGCCCCCGCCCGGCGGCCCGACGTGCCCCGGAGCCCCCGCGTCGTCCGGTGGTCCGCCGCCGGCGTGAGGAGCGTGGCGAATGA
- a CDS encoding gas vesicle protein K, whose product MTERDEAADLAAALGEPRWEAPRVRPLDRRLAVDSDSVERGLASLVLTVIELLRQLMERQALRRVDLGDLTEEQIERVGATLMALEQQMAQLREYFGLSPEDLNLDLGPLGPLLPTD is encoded by the coding sequence GTGACCGAGCGGGACGAGGCGGCGGACCTGGCGGCGGCGCTGGGGGAGCCGCGGTGGGAGGCCCCGCGGGTCCGCCCACTGGACCGCCGGCTCGCGGTGGACTCCGACTCGGTCGAGCGCGGCCTGGCCAGCCTGGTGCTCACCGTCATCGAGCTGCTGCGCCAGCTCATGGAGCGGCAGGCGCTGCGCCGGGTCGACCTCGGCGACCTCACCGAGGAGCAGATCGAGCGGGTCGGCGCCACGCTGATGGCCCTGGAACAGCAGATGGCCCAGCTCCGCGAGTACTTCGGCCTGTCGCCCGAGGACCTCAACCTCGACCTCGGCCCGCTGGGCCCCCTGCTACCCACGGACTGA
- a CDS encoding gas vesicle protein, translating to MALTSLAPSSADDPLAYRPVALVDLLDRVLATGVVITGDITLAIADIDLVRISLRALIASVGALAPPELPDATSGPVLEVEP from the coding sequence ATGGCGCTGACCTCGCTCGCGCCCAGCAGCGCCGACGACCCGCTGGCCTACCGGCCGGTGGCGCTGGTCGACCTGCTCGACCGGGTGCTCGCCACCGGGGTGGTGATCACCGGGGACATCACCCTGGCGATCGCGGACATCGACCTGGTCCGGATCTCGCTGCGCGCGCTGATCGCCTCGGTCGGGGCGCTGGCCCCGCCGGAGCTGCCCGACGCGACCTCGGGGCCCGTCCTGGAGGTCGAGCCGTGA
- a CDS encoding DUF3263 domain-containing protein: protein MSADASAAATDRPEPSGRVDVERRQGGGVVPPPRSAPAVEADPAAATEPADRVGSAEDVPADGPAAEAGPADGLTERERRILAFEQQWWKHAGAKEQAIRDTFGLSATRYYQLLNALLDHPAALAAEPVLIGRLRRLRSSRARNRRR from the coding sequence ATGTCCGCCGACGCCTCCGCGGCCGCCACCGACCGGCCCGAGCCGTCCGGGCGCGTCGACGTCGAGCGTCGGCAGGGCGGCGGGGTGGTCCCCCCACCGCGTTCCGCCCCCGCCGTCGAGGCCGATCCGGCAGCGGCGACGGAGCCCGCGGATCGGGTCGGGTCGGCCGAGGACGTCCCCGCCGACGGACCGGCGGCGGAGGCCGGGCCGGCGGACGGGCTCACCGAGCGGGAACGGCGGATCCTCGCCTTCGAGCAGCAGTGGTGGAAGCACGCCGGGGCCAAGGAGCAGGCCATCCGGGACACCTTCGGGCTCTCCGCGACCCGCTACTACCAGCTGCTCAATGCGCTGCTCGACCATCCGGCCGCGCTGGCCGCCGAGCCGGTGCTGATCGGCCGGCTGCGCCGGCTTCGCTCCTCACGCGCGCGCAACCGGCGTCGCTGA
- a CDS encoding AAA family ATPase, whose product MAEPDLTLTASLRPAALDARRGVVRLHPEVLTALALRPGDPVRLAGRRVTAGIAAPAGPTASTALLYADDLLLGNLGVRDGGQVTVSPLPVTPARRVTLTGPVEIVAAVSPEMLRLALLGKVVTAGDDVSLLPQDVLPDASVRSLVEAARRSLANTVGYAWTSTLLTVTAVEPDAGALVTMDSVVGWEHGPATRGSGPVGQDPTGRLTGPPPGDRAGGAPSSGPAGAPELVGAEEAPSVDELPGLRAQAEELTELLDLGFHHREVLGRLGTTVSLGVLVSGPAGSGKAALVRAVAARVRARVCPVWAPEVAALSNEAAARRLREAAAAVRRDGPAVLLVTDVEALAPADGPGPVATVFRQVLAETVRAGGAVVCTTSRPEAVDPALRAPDLLSLRITVPLPDQALRREQLTVLTRQVPLAEDVRLDEVAGRTPGFVAADLAALVREAGVRAALRQKTAETPTVAMDDFAAALEVVRPTTMAASTLELASVTLDDVGDLVEVKETLTESVLWPLTYPDTFARLGVQPPRGVLLYGPPGCGKTYLVTALAGSGRANVLSVKGAELLSKWVGESERAVRELFRRAREAAPTLIFLDEVDALAPVRGQATDGGTTDRVVAALLTELDGVEALRNVVVVGATNRPDLVDPALLRPGRLERLVYVPPPDGPARGEILRAASRNVPLAPDVDLAALGEELAGFSAADCAALVREAALAAMRESLTAATVTAAHVEAARRRVRPSLDPAQVAWLAAYAKQRR is encoded by the coding sequence GTGGCGGAACCCGACCTGACCCTGACCGCGAGCCTGCGGCCGGCGGCACTGGACGCCCGCCGTGGCGTCGTCCGCCTGCACCCCGAGGTGCTGACCGCGCTGGCGCTGCGCCCCGGGGACCCGGTCCGGCTGGCCGGCCGGCGGGTCACCGCCGGGATCGCCGCGCCGGCCGGGCCGACCGCGAGCACCGCCCTGCTGTACGCCGACGACCTGCTGCTGGGCAACCTCGGCGTCCGGGACGGCGGGCAGGTGACGGTCAGCCCGCTGCCGGTGACCCCCGCCCGTCGGGTCACCCTGACCGGCCCGGTGGAGATCGTCGCCGCGGTCTCCCCCGAGATGCTGCGCCTCGCCCTGCTCGGCAAGGTGGTGACCGCCGGGGACGACGTCTCGCTGCTGCCGCAGGACGTGCTCCCCGACGCCTCGGTCCGCAGCCTGGTCGAGGCGGCCCGGCGCAGCCTGGCCAACACCGTCGGCTACGCCTGGACCAGCACCCTGCTCACCGTCACCGCCGTCGAGCCGGACGCCGGCGCGCTGGTCACCATGGACAGCGTGGTCGGCTGGGAGCACGGCCCGGCCACCCGCGGCTCCGGCCCGGTCGGCCAGGACCCCACCGGCCGGCTCACCGGCCCACCGCCAGGTGACCGGGCCGGCGGCGCGCCGTCGTCGGGTCCGGCCGGGGCGCCGGAGCTGGTCGGGGCGGAGGAGGCGCCGAGCGTCGACGAACTGCCCGGGCTGCGGGCGCAGGCCGAGGAGCTGACCGAGCTGCTCGACCTGGGCTTCCACCACCGCGAGGTGCTCGGCCGGCTCGGCACCACCGTCTCACTCGGCGTCCTGGTCAGCGGGCCGGCCGGGTCCGGCAAGGCGGCGCTGGTCCGCGCGGTCGCCGCCCGGGTCCGCGCCCGGGTCTGCCCGGTCTGGGCGCCGGAGGTGGCCGCGCTGAGCAACGAGGCGGCGGCCCGCCGGCTGCGCGAGGCCGCCGCCGCGGTACGCCGGGACGGCCCCGCCGTCCTGCTGGTCACCGACGTGGAGGCGCTCGCCCCGGCCGACGGCCCCGGGCCGGTGGCGACGGTGTTCCGGCAGGTGCTCGCCGAGACCGTCCGGGCCGGCGGGGCCGTGGTCTGCACCACCAGCCGGCCGGAGGCGGTGGACCCGGCGCTGCGCGCCCCGGACCTGCTCTCCCTGCGGATCACCGTTCCCCTGCCGGACCAGGCGCTGCGCCGGGAGCAGCTCACCGTGCTGACCCGGCAGGTGCCGCTCGCCGAGGACGTCCGGCTGGACGAGGTGGCGGGGCGTACCCCCGGGTTCGTCGCGGCCGACCTGGCGGCGCTGGTCCGCGAGGCCGGGGTGCGCGCCGCGCTGCGGCAGAAGACGGCCGAGACGCCGACGGTGGCGATGGACGACTTCGCCGCCGCGCTGGAGGTGGTCCGGCCGACCACGATGGCCGCGTCCACCCTGGAGCTGGCCTCGGTCACTCTCGACGACGTCGGCGACCTGGTCGAGGTGAAGGAGACGCTGACCGAGTCGGTGCTCTGGCCGCTGACCTACCCGGACACCTTCGCCCGGCTGGGTGTGCAGCCACCCCGGGGCGTGCTGCTCTACGGCCCGCCGGGCTGCGGCAAGACATACCTGGTCACCGCGCTGGCCGGCTCGGGCCGGGCGAACGTGCTCTCGGTGAAGGGCGCGGAGCTGCTCTCCAAGTGGGTCGGCGAGAGCGAACGCGCGGTCCGGGAGCTGTTCCGCCGGGCCCGCGAGGCGGCGCCGACGCTGATCTTCCTGGACGAGGTGGACGCGCTCGCCCCGGTCCGCGGTCAGGCCACCGACGGCGGTACGACGGACCGGGTGGTCGCCGCCCTGCTCACCGAGCTGGACGGGGTGGAGGCGCTGCGCAACGTGGTGGTGGTCGGCGCGACGAACCGACCGGACCTGGTCGACCCGGCGCTGCTCCGCCCCGGCCGACTGGAACGGCTGGTCTACGTGCCGCCGCCGGACGGACCGGCCCGGGGGGAGATCCTCCGGGCCGCGTCCCGGAACGTGCCGCTCGCCCCGGACGTGGACCTGGCCGCGCTGGGCGAGGAGCTGGCCGGCTTCTCGGCGGCCGACTGCGCCGCCCTGGTCCGGGAGGCTGCCCTGGCCGCGATGCGTGAGTCGCTGACCGCCGCCACGGTCACCGCCGCCCACGTCGAGGCCGCCCGCCGGCGCGTCCGCCCCTCCCTGGATCCCGCCCAGGTCGCCTGGCTCGCCGCGTACGCCAAGCAGCGGCGCTGA
- a CDS encoding GvpL/GvpF family gas vesicle protein — protein sequence MADETGLFIYGIVPSDVEPTSDAAGVGDPPGEVTAVQHGELAALVSEVGLEEALGRPADLTAYQTLLDGTAAVAPVLPVRFGTVVTGEDAVIDLLEAHHDRFADALAEFDGKLQYILHGRYDEQALISRVLADNPGAAELAGQVRGQPVEVTREQRIRLGEIIAQAVELRREAENAQLIDALTGVSVANVARPPSSELDAVHVAFLVEADREAEFIDAAEEFAEQRRDLVRMRLLGPLAPYDFVSAHQLAE from the coding sequence ATGGCAGACGAGACCGGGTTGTTCATCTACGGCATCGTGCCGTCCGACGTGGAGCCGACCTCGGACGCGGCCGGGGTCGGCGACCCGCCGGGCGAGGTGACGGCGGTCCAGCACGGCGAACTCGCCGCCCTGGTGAGCGAGGTGGGGCTGGAAGAGGCGTTGGGCCGCCCGGCGGACCTCACCGCGTACCAGACGCTGCTGGACGGCACCGCCGCGGTGGCCCCGGTGCTGCCGGTGCGGTTCGGCACGGTGGTGACGGGGGAGGACGCGGTGATCGACCTGCTCGAGGCGCACCACGACCGGTTTGCCGACGCCCTGGCCGAGTTCGACGGGAAGCTCCAGTACATCCTGCACGGTCGCTACGACGAGCAGGCCCTGATCAGCAGGGTGCTCGCTGACAACCCGGGCGCCGCCGAGCTGGCCGGACAGGTGCGGGGCCAGCCGGTGGAGGTCACCCGGGAGCAGCGGATCCGGCTCGGCGAGATCATCGCCCAGGCGGTGGAGCTGCGCCGGGAGGCGGAGAACGCCCAGCTGATCGACGCGCTCACCGGAGTGTCGGTGGCGAATGTGGCCCGGCCGCCGAGCAGCGAGCTGGACGCCGTGCACGTCGCCTTCCTGGTCGAGGCGGACCGAGAGGCCGAGTTCATCGACGCCGCCGAGGAGTTCGCCGAGCAGCGCCGGGACCTCGTGCGGATGCGGCTGCTCGGCCCGCTCGCCCCGTACGACTTCGTCAGCGCGCACCAGTTGGCGGAGTGA
- a CDS encoding GTP-binding protein, producing MDSVRSPEWPAAATGGLAANSAAVRYGVPAGPGAAAGRAVPPAPQPAPPPYRPPAAPAPATAGAPATRPPIPVKILIAGGFGVGKTTTVGAISEIAPLTTEAEMTSAGIGVDDPGVRCTKTTTTVAMDFGCMTIDRSLKLYLFGTPGQARFGFMWDDLARGALGALVVVDSARLDDCYPAVDFFERAGLTFVVGVNAFDGRLAHDLAAIRWALAIGDHVPLVQFDARDRLSVRDALLVVLDRALDRATRERGA from the coding sequence TCTCCTGAATGGCCCGCCGCCGCGACCGGCGGGCTCGCCGCCAACAGCGCCGCCGTCCGGTACGGGGTGCCGGCGGGACCCGGCGCGGCCGCCGGCCGGGCCGTACCGCCGGCCCCACAGCCCGCGCCGCCGCCGTACCGGCCACCGGCGGCGCCGGCCCCGGCGACCGCGGGCGCCCCGGCCACCAGGCCGCCGATCCCGGTGAAGATCCTGATCGCCGGCGGGTTCGGCGTGGGCAAGACCACCACGGTGGGCGCGATCTCCGAGATCGCCCCGCTGACCACCGAGGCGGAGATGACCAGCGCCGGCATCGGCGTCGACGACCCCGGCGTACGCTGCACCAAGACCACCACCACGGTGGCGATGGACTTCGGCTGCATGACCATCGACCGCAGCCTCAAGCTCTACCTCTTCGGCACGCCGGGGCAGGCGCGGTTCGGCTTCATGTGGGACGACCTGGCCCGGGGCGCGCTCGGCGCGCTGGTGGTGGTGGACAGCGCCCGGCTGGACGACTGCTACCCCGCGGTCGACTTCTTCGAGCGCGCTGGGCTGACCTTCGTGGTCGGGGTGAACGCCTTCGACGGGCGGCTCGCGCACGACCTGGCCGCGATCCGGTGGGCGCTGGCGATCGGCGACCACGTTCCGCTGGTGCAGTTCGACGCCCGGGACCGGCTCTCGGTCCGGGATGCCCTGCTGGTCGTCCTGGACCGCGCGCTGGACCGGGCGACCCGGGAGAGGGGTGCCTGA
- a CDS encoding gas vesicle protein → MTAARIRGDGDRERWRDRGAGDDGGRYADEEYEEVSAAEAAREGLRQIVGLTGKDPLGITSIQPTDDGWLVGVEVVEDHRIPASTDLLGLYEVELDMTGSLLGYRRSRRYQRGKGDGG, encoded by the coding sequence ATGACGGCAGCACGCATCCGGGGCGACGGCGACCGGGAGCGCTGGCGCGACCGGGGCGCCGGCGACGACGGCGGCCGGTACGCCGACGAGGAGTACGAGGAGGTGTCGGCCGCCGAGGCGGCCCGGGAGGGGTTGCGCCAGATCGTCGGGCTGACCGGCAAGGACCCGCTCGGCATCACCTCGATCCAGCCCACCGACGACGGCTGGCTGGTCGGGGTGGAGGTGGTCGAGGACCACCGGATCCCGGCCTCGACCGACCTGCTCGGCCTCTACGAGGTCGAGCTGGACATGACGGGCAGCCTGCTCGGCTACCGACGGTCCCGCCGGTACCAGCGCGGCAAGGGCGACGGGGGCTGA
- a CDS encoding ABC transporter permease subunit, with protein sequence MSLYVTELRRLAKRRLTRLLLVLLVLGLAGIATAFSFSSHKLSPAVVAQAQAKSDTDYRQAVKDWERSVAECDAATARGEKTEDRYGPDCGRQWQPQPEMFDPKWNLPYQFDFRGEFATFIAVFAGAVALFAFLVGASFVGAEWSTGGMMNLLLWRPKRLAVLGAKLAAVLTALLGVTLVLGALWTLAFWLIGTYRGSAAKVTSGVWQSTAISGVRALALVLAVGAVAFALASLGRHTAMALGAAVGVGVISEVGIRIAVTMAGVRFGDRYVLSTYALAWFQKQWKLIDYRSCEFAQGQCNPKEMLITWQDSALVLGLGGALVLVAAFWAMRRRDIS encoded by the coding sequence ATGAGCCTGTACGTCACCGAGCTGCGCCGGCTGGCCAAGCGCCGGCTCACCCGGCTGCTGCTGGTCCTGCTCGTCCTCGGGCTGGCCGGCATCGCCACCGCCTTCAGCTTCTCCAGCCACAAGCTCTCCCCGGCCGTGGTCGCGCAGGCGCAGGCGAAGTCCGACACCGACTACCGGCAGGCGGTGAAGGACTGGGAGCGGTCGGTCGCCGAGTGCGACGCCGCCACCGCGCGCGGCGAGAAGACCGAGGACCGGTACGGCCCCGACTGCGGCCGGCAGTGGCAGCCGCAGCCGGAGATGTTCGATCCGAAGTGGAACCTGCCGTACCAGTTCGACTTCCGCGGCGAGTTCGCCACCTTCATCGCCGTCTTCGCGGGCGCGGTCGCGCTCTTCGCGTTCCTGGTCGGGGCGTCGTTCGTCGGGGCCGAGTGGAGCACCGGCGGGATGATGAACCTGCTGCTCTGGCGCCCGAAACGGCTCGCCGTGCTCGGCGCCAAGCTGGCCGCCGTGCTGACCGCGCTGCTCGGGGTGACCCTCGTGCTCGGGGCACTCTGGACGCTGGCCTTCTGGCTGATCGGCACCTACCGGGGCAGCGCCGCGAAGGTGACCTCCGGGGTCTGGCAGTCCACGGCGATCAGCGGCGTCCGGGCGCTGGCCCTGGTGCTGGCGGTGGGGGCGGTGGCCTTCGCGCTCGCCTCGCTCGGCCGGCACACCGCGATGGCGCTCGGCGCCGCGGTCGGCGTCGGCGTGATCAGCGAGGTCGGCATCCGGATCGCCGTCACGATGGCGGGGGTGCGCTTCGGGGACCGCTACGTCCTCTCCACCTACGCCCTGGCGTGGTTCCAGAAGCAGTGGAAGCTGATCGACTACCGGTCCTGCGAGTTCGCCCAGGGGCAGTGCAATCCGAAGGAGATGCTGATCACCTGGCAGGACTCCGCGCTGGTGCTCGGCCTGGGCGGGGCGCTGGTGCTGGTGGCCGCCTTCTGGGCGATGCGGCGCCGGGACATCTCCTGA
- a CDS encoding GvpL/GvpF family gas vesicle protein, which produces MRTTAETTPTADAPETGTGVWLHVVTADVDPATLSGITGMDGAPVRPVRAAGLTAVVSAAPLAEYGEAALRRNLEDLAWLERAARTHHTVVDALSRAGAVVPARLATVHRDDDRVARVLTERRDELTGTLARLTGREEWGVKGYVVPGAVPRGAEPEAGGGAGAAYLRRRKAQLTAREEGQRVAADAAASVHTALTGYAVAARRHAPQDRRLSGAATAMVLNGAYLVDRAAFDGFSELVGALADRHPELRLELTGPWPPYSFVAEPPAEPAHTGREPA; this is translated from the coding sequence ATGCGTACGACCGCTGAAACCACGCCGACGGCTGACGCGCCGGAGACCGGCACGGGCGTCTGGCTGCACGTCGTGACCGCCGACGTCGACCCGGCCACCCTCTCCGGGATCACCGGGATGGACGGCGCCCCGGTCCGCCCGGTCCGGGCCGCCGGCCTGACCGCCGTGGTCAGCGCCGCCCCGCTCGCCGAGTACGGCGAGGCGGCGCTGCGCCGCAACCTGGAGGACCTGGCCTGGCTGGAGCGGGCGGCGCGGACCCACCACACGGTGGTGGACGCCCTGTCGCGGGCCGGCGCGGTGGTGCCGGCCCGGCTCGCCACGGTGCACCGCGACGACGACCGGGTGGCCCGGGTGCTCACCGAGCGGCGCGACGAGCTGACCGGCACGCTGGCCCGGCTCACCGGCCGCGAGGAGTGGGGCGTCAAGGGGTACGTGGTCCCCGGCGCGGTGCCGCGTGGCGCGGAGCCCGAGGCTGGGGGCGGGGCCGGTGCGGCGTACCTGCGGCGGCGCAAGGCCCAGCTCACCGCCCGGGAGGAGGGGCAGCGGGTCGCCGCCGACGCGGCCGCCTCCGTGCACACCGCGCTGACCGGATACGCGGTCGCCGCCCGCCGGCACGCCCCGCAGGACCGGCGCCTCTCCGGCGCGGCCACTGCGATGGTGCTCAACGGGGCGTACCTGGTCGACCGGGCCGCTTTCGACGGCTTCTCCGAGCTGGTCGGGGCCCTCGCCGACCGGCACCCGGAGCTCCGGCTGGAGCTGACCGGGCCCTGGCCGCCGTACTCCTTCGTGGCCGAGCCGCCGGCCGAGCCGGCGCATACCGGGCGGGAGCCGGCGTGA
- a CDS encoding GNAT family N-acetyltransferase yields the protein MAGAVRLEPVDEQNLEPLLSVAAAEAEPEDVMPPVDAPAGWSLARREAFRDFHRASFAGLDGPTRTRMYAILAAGEVVGMVRMTRCDQPGTVETGMWLGRSARGQGLGAAALRELLNAAAAAGMRTVVAETTPDNAGAISVLRKCGARLREDAGKVRAEMCLDSALPAL from the coding sequence GTGGCGGGTGCGGTACGGCTTGAGCCGGTGGACGAGCAGAACCTGGAGCCGTTGCTCTCCGTAGCGGCCGCCGAGGCGGAGCCCGAGGACGTGATGCCCCCGGTGGACGCCCCGGCCGGCTGGTCGCTCGCCCGCCGGGAGGCGTTCCGCGACTTCCACCGAGCCAGCTTCGCGGGCCTGGACGGCCCCACCCGCACCCGGATGTACGCCATCCTGGCCGCCGGCGAGGTGGTGGGGATGGTCCGGATGACCCGCTGTGATCAGCCCGGCACCGTGGAGACGGGGATGTGGCTGGGGCGGTCGGCCCGGGGGCAGGGGCTCGGCGCGGCGGCGCTGCGCGAGCTGCTGAACGCGGCCGCCGCGGCCGGCATGCGCACCGTCGTCGCCGAGACGACGCCGGACAACGCCGGTGCGATATCGGTGTTGCGGAAATGCGGCGCGCGATTGCGGGAGGATGCCGGCAAGGTGCGCGCGGAAATGTGTCTGGATTCGGCCCTGCCGGCTCTCTGA
- a CDS encoding ATP-binding cassette domain-containing protein, giving the protein MSAVLEIAGLRKTYRSRRRGVRHALDGFDMRVEAGQVHGFLGPNGSGKTTTLRTLLGLIRPNGGRMAILGHEVPQALPVVAGQIGAIVESPQFFPHFSARDTLGLLAGAGQLPRQRVDEVLELVGLRDRAGERVKTYSLGMKQRLAVASALLKNPKLLILDEPANGLDPGGIREMRTLMRDLAAAGMTVVLSSHILGEIQLICDSVTIISLGRRVAFGPVEQVLAEHSQGAVRVRLEAVTDLPRAADVLTRAGVRVAAEPDHLMLAGVDKPATVSRLLAEQGLYVSELAPVAVDLESVFLELTATAPVPGQHRQVDQSTKVGEPGAGGTGGGWGA; this is encoded by the coding sequence TTGTCGGCTGTCCTGGAGATAGCAGGTCTCCGCAAGACGTATCGGAGTCGTCGACGCGGGGTACGGCACGCGCTCGACGGCTTCGACATGCGGGTCGAGGCGGGCCAGGTGCACGGCTTCCTCGGCCCCAACGGCTCCGGCAAGACCACCACGCTGCGGACACTGCTCGGCCTGATCCGGCCGAACGGCGGCCGGATGGCGATCCTCGGCCACGAGGTGCCGCAGGCGCTGCCGGTCGTCGCCGGCCAGATCGGGGCGATCGTGGAGAGCCCGCAGTTCTTCCCGCACTTCTCCGCGCGGGACACCCTCGGGCTGCTCGCCGGTGCGGGGCAGCTGCCCCGGCAGCGGGTCGACGAGGTGCTGGAGCTGGTCGGGCTCCGCGACCGGGCCGGCGAGCGGGTGAAGACCTACTCGCTCGGCATGAAGCAGCGGCTGGCGGTCGCCTCCGCGCTGCTCAAGAACCCGAAGCTGCTGATCCTCGACGAGCCCGCAAACGGCCTCGACCCAGGCGGCATCCGCGAGATGCGCACCCTGATGCGGGACCTCGCCGCCGCCGGCATGACCGTGGTGCTCTCCAGCCACATTCTCGGCGAGATCCAGCTCATCTGCGACTCGGTCACCATCATCTCGCTGGGCCGCCGGGTCGCCTTCGGTCCGGTCGAGCAGGTGCTCGCGGAGCACTCGCAGGGCGCGGTCCGGGTCCGCCTGGAGGCGGTCACCGACCTGCCGCGGGCCGCCGACGTGCTCACCCGGGCCGGGGTGCGGGTCGCCGCCGAGCCCGACCACCTGATGCTCGCCGGCGTCGACAAGCCGGCCACGGTCAGCCGCCTCCTCGCCGAGCAGGGCCTGTACGTCAGCGAGCTGGCCCCGGTCGCCGTCGACCTGGAGAGCGTCTTCCTCGAACTGACCGCCACCGCGCCGGTACCCGGCCAGCACCGGCAGGTCGACCAGTCCACGAAGGTCGGTGAGCCGGGGGCCGGCGGCACCGGGGGAGGTTGGGGCGCATGA